One window of the Alphaproteobacteria bacterium genome contains the following:
- a CDS encoding sterol desaturase family protein: MEWLESALADKTVLVTLWFAAFMVAERLHPAVDQPARAMWPRWLNNGVLWVTTAAVSFGLLLPMTLWVAEQPLWVRPDGWSGWQGLALDLMLYDALIYWWHRANHVVPFLWRFHQVHHFDETLDTSSAFRFHFGEVALSAAVRLAVIVALALPFASIVAAETMVLAAAIFHHSNLRLPRWLERPLSWAVVTPAIHWVHHHRVRADTDSNYATVLSLWDRLFGSRSPNPRRLDMPIGIEGQRETRLDRLLLLPFRPPPASRVTDG, from the coding sequence ATGGAGTGGCTCGAATCCGCGCTGGCGGACAAGACCGTGCTGGTCACGCTCTGGTTCGCCGCCTTCATGGTGGCCGAACGCCTGCACCCGGCGGTCGACCAGCCGGCGCGGGCGATGTGGCCGCGCTGGCTGAACAACGGGGTGCTGTGGGTCACCACCGCGGCGGTCTCGTTCGGGCTGCTGCTGCCGATGACGCTGTGGGTGGCGGAGCAGCCGCTGTGGGTGCGGCCGGACGGGTGGTCCGGCTGGCAAGGCTTGGCGCTCGACCTCATGCTGTACGACGCACTGATCTACTGGTGGCACCGGGCCAACCATGTCGTGCCGTTCCTGTGGCGGTTCCACCAGGTGCATCACTTCGACGAGACCCTCGATACCAGTTCGGCCTTCCGCTTCCATTTCGGCGAGGTGGCGCTGTCGGCGGCGGTGCGGCTGGCGGTGATCGTTGCGCTGGCGCTGCCGTTCGCGTCGATCGTGGCGGCGGAAACGATGGTGCTCGCCGCCGCCATCTTCCACCACTCCAATTTGCGCCTGCCGCGATGGCTGGAGCGGCCGCTGTCCTGGGCGGTGGTGACGCCGGCGATCCACTGGGTGCACCACCATCGCGTGCGCGCGGACACGGATTCCAACTACGCCACCGTGCTCAGCCTGTGGGACCGGCTGTTCGGCTCGCGCAGCCCGAACCCGCGCCGGCTCGACATGCCGATCGGCATCGAGGGCCAGCGCGAGACCCGACTTGACCGGCTGCTGCTGCTGCCCTTTCGCCCGCCGCCGGCCAGCCGGGTCACCGACGGCTGA
- a CDS encoding MarR family winged helix-turn-helix transcriptional regulator: protein MRRGRVPCTSSRDLTILARDQVVNLLDEMNETPADSDLIDHVGWRLWQAAAAWKARFAAEMVAAGHGWYGEARANMIPLLDRAGTRQADLVRRAGLSKQAVQQLVDELERDGVIARQPDPDDRRGRIVVFTAAGLRALADANTVKRRIEADYRAQLGDAAFAALCDALLRLAPDA, encoded by the coding sequence ATGCGGCGTGGCCGGGTTCCATGTACATCGTCAAGAGACTTGACTATATTGGCGCGAGATCAAGTAGTCAACCTTCTTGACGAAATGAACGAGACACCGGCGGATTCGGACCTGATCGACCATGTCGGCTGGCGGCTGTGGCAGGCGGCGGCGGCCTGGAAAGCGCGCTTTGCCGCCGAAATGGTTGCCGCCGGCCATGGCTGGTATGGCGAGGCACGCGCCAACATGATCCCGTTGCTCGACCGGGCCGGAACGCGGCAGGCCGATCTGGTGCGCCGCGCGGGGCTGAGCAAGCAGGCGGTACAGCAGCTGGTCGACGAACTGGAGCGCGACGGTGTGATCGCGCGGCAACCCGACCCCGACGATCGCCGCGGCCGGATCGTCGTGTTCACTGCGGCAGGGTTGCGCGCGCTCGCCGACGCCAACACGGTCAAGCGCCGGATCGAGGCGGATTATCGGGCGCAGCTCGGCGATGCCGCGTTTGCCGCGCTCTGCGATGCGTTGCTGCGGCTGGCACCGGACGCCTGA
- the glmM gene encoding phosphoglucosamine mutase translates to MTRKYFGTDGIRGCANAEPMTAQTMLRVAMAAGRRFKNGGHRHRVIIGKDTRLSGYMIEPALTAGFISVGMDVLLLGPMPTPAVGMLTRSMRADLGVMISASHNPFHDNGVKLFGPDGFKLSDAVEAEIEALMDADAAAPAEPRALGRAKRLYDAPGRYIEFVKASFPGDRTLDGLKVVVDCANGAAYAIAPTVLSELGAEVVPLAVDPDGFNINAGCGATQPEALCEAVVRHQAHIGLALDGDADRLIVVDERGRVVDGDQIMGLIAGSWARAGRIRGGRVVATVMSNLGLERHLQGLGLALQRTKVGDRYVLEAMRESGCNLGGEQSGHIILTDFATTGDGLMAGLQVLAALVDGGRAASELLHVFESVPQLMRNVRYAGGAPLELPHVQAAIAEAEARLGKAGRLVIRKSGTEPLIRVMAEGEDEALVAALVDRIVTAVETAGHAAAAE, encoded by the coding sequence ATGACACGCAAGTATTTCGGCACCGACGGTATCCGCGGCTGCGCCAACGCCGAGCCGATGACCGCGCAGACCATGCTGCGGGTCGCCATGGCGGCCGGGCGGCGGTTCAAGAACGGCGGCCACCGCCACCGGGTGATCATCGGCAAGGATACCCGGCTGTCGGGCTATATGATCGAGCCGGCGCTGACCGCCGGCTTCATCTCGGTCGGGATGGACGTGCTGCTGCTCGGCCCGATGCCGACCCCGGCCGTGGGCATGCTGACCCGCTCGATGCGCGCCGACCTCGGCGTGATGATCTCGGCTTCGCACAACCCCTTCCACGACAACGGCGTCAAGCTGTTCGGCCCCGACGGGTTCAAGCTGTCGGACGCGGTCGAGGCCGAGATCGAGGCGCTGATGGACGCCGATGCCGCCGCGCCGGCGGAGCCGCGGGCGCTCGGCCGGGCCAAGCGGCTGTACGACGCGCCCGGACGCTACATCGAATTCGTCAAGGCCAGCTTCCCCGGCGACCGCACGCTCGACGGGCTGAAGGTGGTGGTCGACTGCGCCAACGGCGCCGCCTATGCGATCGCGCCGACGGTGCTGAGCGAGCTCGGCGCCGAGGTGGTGCCGCTGGCGGTCGACCCGGACGGCTTCAACATCAATGCCGGCTGCGGCGCGACCCAGCCCGAGGCGCTGTGCGAGGCCGTGGTGCGCCATCAGGCCCATATCGGGCTGGCGCTCGACGGCGACGCCGACCGGCTGATCGTGGTCGACGAGCGCGGCCGCGTCGTCGACGGCGACCAGATCATGGGCCTGATCGCCGGCTCGTGGGCGCGCGCCGGGCGCATCCGCGGCGGCCGGGTGGTGGCGACCGTGATGTCGAACCTGGGGCTGGAACGGCACCTGCAAGGGCTGGGCCTGGCGCTGCAGCGGACCAAGGTCGGCGATCGCTATGTGTTGGAGGCGATGCGCGAGAGCGGCTGCAACCTCGGCGGCGAACAGTCCGGCCACATCATCCTGACCGACTTCGCCACCACCGGCGACGGCCTGATGGCCGGTCTGCAGGTGCTGGCGGCGCTGGTCGACGGCGGGCGCGCGGCCAGCGAATTGCTGCACGTGTTCGAGAGCGTGCCGCAGCTGATGCGCAACGTGCGCTATGCCGGCGGCGCACCGCTGGAGTTGCCGCATGTGCAGGCGGCGATTGCCGAGGCCGAGGCCCGCCTGGGCAAGGCCGGCCGGCTGGTGATCCGCAAGTCGGGCACCGAGCCGCTGATCCGGGTGATGGCCGAAGGCGAGGACGAGGCGCTGGTCGCCGCCCTGGTCGACCGGATCGTTACGGCGGTGGAGACCGCCGGCCACGCCGCCGCGGCGGAATAG
- the thiD gene encoding bifunctional hydroxymethylpyrimidine kinase/phosphomethylpyrimidine kinase: protein MNGRVLIIAGSDSGGGAGIQADIKTVTALGGYAMTAITALTAQNTLGVHGVMPVTPAFVARQIDVVLDDLGADAIKIGMLANAEIADAVADRLERTAGRIPLVLDPVMVAKGGARLMDEAAIATIKRRLIPLAAVVTPNIPEAEVLTGLAIAGEADLLPAADALLDMGAAHALMKGGHLPLKYDMLVDRLVGADIDRSFGDARIDTRHTHGTGCTLASAIATGLAQGMAVVDAVARARAYVRRAIETAPGYGGGHGPLNHGWTLDPARVAALGAGG, encoded by the coding sequence ATGAACGGCCGGGTGCTGATCATCGCCGGGTCCGACAGCGGCGGCGGCGCCGGCATCCAGGCCGACATCAAGACGGTCACCGCGCTCGGCGGCTATGCGATGACGGCGATCACCGCGCTGACCGCGCAGAACACGCTGGGCGTGCACGGCGTGATGCCGGTGACGCCGGCCTTCGTCGCCCGGCAGATCGACGTGGTGCTGGACGATCTCGGCGCCGACGCCATCAAGATCGGCATGCTGGCCAATGCCGAGATTGCCGATGCGGTCGCCGACCGGCTGGAGCGGACGGCCGGTCGCATCCCGCTGGTGCTGGACCCGGTGATGGTGGCCAAGGGCGGTGCACGGCTGATGGACGAGGCGGCGATCGCGACGATCAAGCGGCGACTGATCCCGCTCGCCGCCGTGGTCACGCCGAACATCCCCGAGGCGGAGGTGCTGACCGGCCTGGCCATCGCCGGCGAGGCCGACCTGCTGCCGGCGGCCGACGCGCTGTTGGACATGGGCGCGGCCCATGCGCTGATGAAGGGCGGCCACCTGCCGCTGAAATACGACATGCTGGTCGACCGGCTGGTCGGCGCCGACATCGACCGCAGCTTCGGCGACGCGCGGATCGACACCCGTCATACACATGGCACCGGCTGCACCCTGGCCTCGGCGATCGCCACCGGGCTGGCCCAGGGCATGGCCGTGGTCGACGCGGTGGCGCGGGCGCGGGCCTATGTGCGCCGGGCGATCGAGACGGCGCCGGGCTATGGCGGCGGCCACGGCCCGCTGAACCACGGCTGGACGCTGGATCCGGCCCGGGTCGCGGCGCTCGGCGCGGGAGGGTGA
- a CDS encoding gamma-glutamyl-gamma-aminobutyrate hydrolase family protein, with translation MADRPVIGLTLDSETKQTYSSYPWYAVRQNYCAAVVAAGGLPVALPHEPDRADAYLDLLDGLIVTGGAFDVDPALFGAAERHVTVTTKDRRTAFELAIARGALARDMPVLGICGGQQLLHVALGGTLIQHIPDAVAHALAHEQPNPRHEAGHPVAVKPGTLLHRIAGTETLQVNSAHHQAAADEPDGVVVNATAPDGVIEGIEAPGYRFCLGVQWHPGSHLQRQSAAVAALVAGVRRWAPGWRPLRPRVEITGTWSLGLPQSRCILDDRTACCDSTRRQRHPDVVEPAAAVAGAPVLGAIAPLAVDLFVRRDEVAHGIDPAAGLAPFLEQVDLHRRVADHVQQLLVRPDVAFQRGHVEVADQHAPRVVVAVRLPPLRLGLHEVEFVGELVVLGRVGNVAAGRHINRVDLDAGHRSVHVAAVLPVAPVAPAVAASGSREDQGDAVMNCGYR, from the coding sequence ATGGCCGACCGGCCGGTGATCGGACTGACGCTCGACAGCGAAACTAAGCAGACCTACTCGTCCTATCCCTGGTACGCGGTGCGCCAGAACTACTGCGCCGCGGTGGTCGCCGCCGGCGGGCTGCCGGTCGCGCTGCCGCACGAGCCGGACCGGGCCGACGCCTATCTCGACCTGCTCGACGGGCTGATCGTCACCGGCGGCGCGTTCGACGTCGACCCCGCGCTGTTCGGCGCGGCCGAGCGCCATGTCACCGTTACCACCAAGGATCGCCGTACCGCCTTCGAGCTCGCCATCGCCCGCGGCGCGCTCGCCCGCGACATGCCGGTGCTCGGCATCTGCGGCGGCCAGCAGCTGCTGCACGTCGCGCTGGGCGGCACGCTGATCCAGCATATCCCGGACGCGGTCGCGCACGCGCTCGCCCACGAGCAGCCGAATCCGCGTCACGAGGCCGGCCACCCGGTCGCGGTGAAGCCCGGCACCCTGCTGCACCGGATCGCCGGCACCGAGACGCTGCAGGTCAACTCCGCCCACCATCAGGCCGCGGCGGACGAGCCGGACGGGGTGGTGGTCAACGCCACCGCGCCCGACGGCGTGATCGAAGGCATCGAGGCGCCGGGCTATCGCTTCTGCCTGGGCGTGCAGTGGCACCCGGGTTCACATCTCCAGCGCCAAAGCGCGGCGGTCGCGGCGCTGGTAGCTGGCGTCCGCCGATGGGCGCCCGGCTGGCGACCTCTCAGGCCGCGAGTCGAGATCACCGGCACGTGGTCGCTGGGCTTGCCCCAGTCGCGCTGCATCCTTGACGATCGGACCGCCTGCTGCGACAGCACCCGGCGCCAGCGTCACCCAGACGTGGTCGAGCCGGCGGCCGCGGTCGCTGGCGCGCCAGTCCTTGGCGCGATAGCTCCACTAGCTGTAGACCTTTTCGTCCGGCGGGATGAAGTGGCGCACGGCATCGACCCAGCCGCCGGCCTTGCGCCATTTCTCGAACAGGTCGACCTCCACCGGCGTGTGGCTGACCACGTCCAGCAGCTGCTTGTGCGACCAGACGTCGCTTTCCAGCGGGGCCACGTTGAGGTCGCCGACCAGCACGCGCCTCGCGTCGTCGTCGCGGTGCGCCTTCCACCACTTCGCCTTGGCCTTCATGAAGTCGAGTTTGTGGGCGAACTTGTCGTTCTCGGCCGGGTCGGGAATGTCGCCGCCGGCCGGCACATAAACCGAGTGGACCTCGACGCCGGCCACCGAAGCGTGCACGTGGCGGCCGTCCTCCCTGTCGCACCAGTCGCGCCGGCCGTCGCCGCCAGCGGCAGCCGCGAGGACCAGGGCGACGCCGTGATGAATTGCGGATACCGTTGA